One stretch of Miscanthus floridulus cultivar M001 chromosome 18, ASM1932011v1, whole genome shotgun sequence DNA includes these proteins:
- the LOC136524136 gene encoding uncharacterized protein: MPDFTTTFVVDCDVSGVGFDAVLHQGAGPLAYFSRPFVARHLKLVVYERELIGLVQAISKFFGFDFSVEYRPGHLNTVADALSHRDAEEGATATMEGETVAVHALSEPTFTLLDDIRRATTTAPDGQQLL, translated from the exons ATGCCGGACTTCACCACGACCTTTGTCGTCGACTGCGACGTGTCAGGTGTGGGGTTCGATGCTGTCCTACATCAGGGTGCGGGACCCCTCGCCTACTTTAGTAGGCCCTTTGTTGCCCGGCACTTGAAGCTTGTAGTGTATGAGCGGGAGCTGATCGGCCTGGTGCAGGCA ATCAGTAAGTTCTTCGGCTTCGACTTCTCTGTGGAGTACCGTCCAGGGCATCTGAACACCGTGGCGGACGCTCTGTCTCACCGGGATGCAGAGGAGGGGGCCACGGCCACCATGGAGGGGGAGACTGTGGCTGTTCATGCCCTGTCCGAGCCAACCTTCACCCTCCTAGATGACATCAGGCGGGCAACAACGACCGCGCCCGATGGCCAGCAGCTCCTCTAG